A region of Gloeocapsopsis sp. IPPAS B-1203 DNA encodes the following proteins:
- a CDS encoding GspE/PulE family protein, translating into MQSVPSSAWQRLKNQEISCTQALKLLVDEQGRVNTELLDRDVNSRFLRHFPDKSSVPPVIPLLLWRGCYYLGSPVNVDSEAIAFLTERTGSSIKIIPISDNSYRTWFHTQNLNTNRITATPFVNPITGEQEAENITETTQIYLSRSADQIERIKTLLSGALRNRASDIHLEPTTEGLRVRYRIDGVLRDITMLPQELSRRVIVAIKVMSKMDISESRRPQDGRIEEKYTTGEHAEMGMDMRVSTLPCVNGEKAVIRLLPRENPFSQLENLGFTQQTLQVYRSWLQQPQGMIILTGPTGSGKTSTLYTSLQAVATENVNVVTVEDPVEYILPRITQTQVNEAAGMTFAAGLRAILRQDPDIIMVGEIRDHETAETAVRAALTGHLVFTTLHTNDAVGAIPRLRDIGPDPGLLSDALLGIVAQRLVRRVCPHCSEPYTPAEADLRVLGIDSQHVHSEKWRKGKGCGICFNSGFLGREAIVELLDVDDTVREIIYEGTLTQLHRHLREIHFASFRTAAVEKVTNGLTTVEEVLRVLPRTALYNKLVDKEWTPKLKPMNAYRNVGS; encoded by the coding sequence ATGCAATCTGTACCCTCCTCTGCTTGGCAAAGACTCAAAAATCAAGAAATCAGCTGTACCCAAGCCCTGAAGCTGCTTGTAGACGAGCAAGGAAGAGTTAATACTGAACTACTCGATCGCGATGTGAACTCCAGATTTTTACGTCACTTTCCTGATAAGAGCAGTGTTCCTCCTGTGATTCCGTTATTATTGTGGCGTGGTTGTTACTATTTAGGAAGTCCAGTCAATGTTGATTCTGAAGCGATCGCTTTTTTAACTGAACGCACTGGTAGCAGCATCAAGATAATTCCCATATCCGACAACAGTTACCGTACCTGGTTTCATACACAAAATCTCAACACAAATCGGATCACTGCTACACCATTCGTCAATCCTATCACTGGTGAGCAAGAAGCCGAAAACATTACAGAAACAACCCAAATTTATTTATCACGCTCTGCTGACCAAATTGAACGCATTAAAACCCTGCTTTCTGGAGCGTTGCGAAATCGGGCGAGTGACATTCACCTCGAACCTACGACTGAAGGTTTGCGCGTGCGCTATCGCATTGATGGAGTGCTGCGTGATATCACAATGCTACCCCAAGAGTTAAGCCGTCGCGTGATTGTGGCAATCAAAGTTATGTCTAAAATGGACATCTCTGAAAGCCGCCGCCCCCAAGATGGAAGGATCGAAGAGAAATACACAACTGGTGAACATGCGGAAATGGGAATGGATATGCGTGTGAGTACCCTTCCTTGCGTTAACGGAGAGAAGGCAGTTATCCGCTTACTACCACGTGAAAATCCATTCTCACAACTTGAAAATTTGGGCTTTACGCAACAAACACTTCAAGTGTATAGATCTTGGCTGCAACAACCGCAGGGGATGATTATCTTGACAGGTCCCACAGGTTCAGGTAAGACAAGTACTCTTTATACAAGTTTGCAAGCTGTAGCGACTGAAAATGTCAACGTTGTTACCGTCGAAGATCCTGTAGAGTACATTTTGCCACGGATTACACAAACACAGGTTAATGAAGCAGCGGGAATGACCTTTGCTGCAGGCTTACGCGCCATTCTACGTCAAGACCCTGACATTATCATGGTAGGAGAAATCCGCGACCACGAAACCGCAGAAACAGCAGTACGTGCTGCACTAACAGGACACTTGGTATTTACAACACTGCACACCAATGACGCAGTAGGTGCGATTCCTCGATTGCGAGATATTGGTCCCGATCCTGGATTACTTAGCGATGCGTTATTAGGAATTGTGGCACAGCGACTCGTCCGCCGAGTGTGTCCCCACTGTAGTGAGCCTTACACCCCTGCTGAAGCAGATTTACGAGTACTTGGAATTGACTCGCAACATGTTCATTCTGAAAAATGGCGCAAAGGTAAAGGTTGTGGTATTTGTTTCAATTCTGGTTTCTTAGGACGTGAAGCAATTGTTGAGTTATTAGATGTTGATGATACTGTGCGGGAAATTATTTATGAAGGTACACTGACACAACTACATCGTCATCTTAGAGAAATTCATTTCGCTTCGTTCCGTACTGCTGCTGTTGAGAAAGTAACAAATGGCTTAACGACTGTGGAAGAAGTTCTACGAGTCTTGCCGCGTACAGCTCTATACAATAAGTTGGTAGATAAAGAATGGACACCTAAATTAAAGCCGATGAATGCTTATAGAAATGTAGGAAGTTGA
- a CDS encoding CRR6 family NdhI maturation factor produces the protein MTLAIALNFNQLNTLDLSSVQTAIENLLQAGTITAHEQQLCFDIHYPREPDDPRELSEIPEIRLWFIRLDAQYPWLPFLLDWKAGELARYTAMLVPHQFSSKEGIQFNPEALEIFLMHKIFILHDWMQQQGIPSQSRLKSMGQMFGYDLEDTFFEMF, from the coding sequence ATGACGTTGGCGATCGCACTTAATTTCAATCAACTCAATACCTTAGACTTGTCTTCGGTGCAAACGGCGATTGAAAACCTACTACAAGCAGGAACAATCACTGCCCATGAGCAACAGTTATGCTTTGACATACACTATCCTCGTGAACCTGACGACCCTCGGGAATTATCAGAAATCCCAGAGATTCGGCTATGGTTTATTCGTTTAGATGCTCAGTATCCTTGGTTGCCATTTTTACTCGATTGGAAAGCAGGGGAACTTGCCCGCTATACTGCTATGCTAGTGCCGCATCAATTTAGCTCAAAAGAAGGCATCCAATTTAACCCTGAAGCTTTGGAAATTTTCTTGATGCACAAAATTTTTATCTTGCACGATTGGATGCAACAACAAGGTATCCCCAGTCAATCACGCCTGAAGTCTATGGGACAAATGTTCGGCTATGACTTAGAGGATACATTCTTTGAAATGTTTTAA
- a CDS encoding DUF3685 domain-containing protein gives MSDRTTKLLLIEPDPIFRIGFSRLINESYPDIQIVAEAESGASARKILADFARENATAFSSGLPSDTVNLVVLELQLGLELCQQLKSHYPDLPILILSSLQEPALLASAKVVGIEGYCPKGTSILNVVAAIRQVALGRNYWIEAESLQNPLAAPSILALVRNHLRWTGLQQIDTTLAAVNARLQVPGLPLLDRAFLAGQRRELLASRWLVTHLLPLPKGKSPTGKEDTSRLRNGVENVIQLSETQPREEAELSSQTNVSSGALVRLDASLSRQVEVYEILEIVAAKLESSLQNLTTLTLETDILREGKKRELFKIILQKVVEVLEDLRFAQIQPHQLGEMQYLILRDLWQGTTVDFFGRYAVLQVENRNLEIVNLLLQDVETVQIEILNKIPLVSELFSYLLFQTPLVIDNFPYKADTPEAKARAEIILHNLLIHVANAVAQPLLNRLADVEIIKQNFYDSRLISTREIERFRNNLSWKYRWQKYYVEPKAIFESRYELFLFIDRGIVKTSVYAPRGQELQQLSGIPQLVTLALELRDAIAPRFRAVIAFLGSGVVYVLTQVIGRAIGLVGRGILQGIGSSASVGRKKKF, from the coding sequence ATGAGCGATCGCACAACCAAGCTATTGTTAATTGAGCCTGACCCGATTTTTCGGATAGGATTTTCACGGCTCATCAATGAATCGTATCCCGACATCCAAATTGTTGCAGAAGCTGAATCTGGTGCATCTGCAAGGAAGATCTTGGCAGACTTCGCTAGAGAAAATGCGACAGCGTTTTCAAGTGGTTTACCATCAGATACAGTCAATTTAGTTGTTTTAGAGCTACAGCTAGGGCTAGAGCTTTGCCAGCAGCTTAAATCTCATTATCCTGACCTACCGATACTCATTCTCAGTTCATTGCAGGAACCAGCCCTACTAGCCTCAGCAAAAGTGGTAGGAATCGAAGGCTACTGTCCCAAAGGGACTTCTATTTTGAATGTCGTAGCAGCAATCCGCCAAGTAGCTTTAGGAAGAAATTACTGGATTGAAGCAGAATCACTACAAAATCCATTGGCTGCACCTAGTATTCTTGCCTTAGTCCGAAATCACCTGCGATGGACAGGATTACAGCAAATTGATACAACTTTAGCCGCAGTAAATGCTCGATTACAAGTTCCTGGCTTACCGTTACTAGATCGGGCATTTTTAGCCGGACAGCGTAGAGAACTTCTCGCATCACGTTGGCTCGTGACTCACTTGTTACCGCTACCAAAAGGCAAAAGCCCTACAGGTAAAGAGGATACATCAAGGCTTAGAAATGGTGTTGAGAATGTCATTCAATTGTCCGAGACGCAACCTAGAGAAGAGGCTGAGTTGTCATCTCAAACCAATGTCTCTTCTGGAGCGCTTGTGCGATTAGATGCTAGCTTGAGTCGCCAAGTAGAAGTGTACGAAATCTTAGAGATCGTTGCAGCAAAACTTGAGTCGAGCTTGCAAAACCTAACAACTTTAACTTTAGAAACTGATATTTTGCGGGAAGGTAAAAAGCGAGAACTATTTAAGATTATTCTCCAAAAAGTAGTAGAAGTTTTAGAAGATTTACGTTTTGCTCAAATACAACCGCATCAATTAGGAGAAATGCAGTATTTAATTCTCCGAGACTTGTGGCAAGGAACAACTGTCGATTTTTTTGGTAGATACGCTGTCTTACAAGTAGAAAATCGTAACTTAGAGATTGTTAATCTTTTGCTACAAGATGTAGAAACTGTTCAAATTGAGATTTTGAATAAAATTCCTCTAGTCAGTGAGCTATTTTCTTATTTATTATTTCAAACACCTTTAGTCATTGATAATTTTCCCTATAAAGCCGATACACCAGAAGCTAAAGCAAGAGCAGAAATTATCTTACATAACCTTTTAATTCATGTCGCCAATGCCGTAGCACAACCTCTATTAAATAGACTTGCTGATGTAGAAATCATTAAACAAAATTTTTATGATAGTCGATTAATTTCTACACGAGAAATCGAACGTTTCAGAAATAATCTTTCGTGGAAATATCGCTGGCAAAAATATTATGTAGAACCTAAAGCAATCTTTGAAAGTCGTTACGAATTATTTCTTTTCATTGATAGAGGAATTGTCAAAACTTCAGTTTATGCACCACGAGGTCAAGAATTGCAGCAACTTTCTGGTATTCCTCAATTAGTAACATTAGCCTTAGAACTACGCGATGCGATCGCACCACGATTCCGCGCAGTCATTGCGTTTTTAGGAAGTGGTGTTGTTTATGTACTCACACAAGTTATTGGTCGTGCAATAGGTTTAGTTGGTCGTGGTATTCTGCAAGGAATTGGGAGTTCAGCTTCAGTAGGCAGAAAAAAGAAATTTTAA
- a CDS encoding glycosyltransferase family 9 protein has translation MRVVALVPGGIGDQILFFPTLDDLKQNYPNAQIDVVVEPRAKEAYRICKAVTNVLLFDYQDRNSAADWVNLVGILRDREYDVAISLGQRWFVGLLLWLTGIPTRIGYKGASNMFLTNSVPIKSQQYAAAMYHDLLQGLGIRSSCPELNVNLPSSDLHWAEEEKKRLGIQSSGYVLLCDGYEQLMPDQSYPVDSWQKIIQDFQQKQPELPLVALQNPDSGQLAQLQSNADADVKLTSPPDVGKLAAMIAGADLLLSTGGVSLQLAVAVQTYTIALFGLTEPAKVLPKSDRYIAIKSPSGRIADIPPQTVLERIWRG, from the coding sequence ATGCGAGTAGTAGCCCTAGTCCCTGGCGGCATCGGCGATCAAATCCTATTTTTTCCCACCCTTGATGACTTAAAGCAGAATTATCCTAATGCTCAGATTGATGTCGTAGTAGAACCACGCGCCAAAGAAGCATATCGCATCTGTAAGGCTGTAACCAACGTTCTGCTATTCGATTATCAAGACCGGAACAGCGCAGCAGATTGGGTCAATTTAGTCGGTATTCTGCGCGATCGCGAGTATGATGTAGCGATTTCCTTAGGGCAACGTTGGTTTGTTGGTTTATTGCTGTGGTTAACCGGAATTCCTACCCGTATTGGCTACAAAGGCGCAAGTAATATGTTTTTGACTAACTCTGTGCCCATCAAGTCACAGCAATATGCTGCAGCAATGTACCATGACTTATTACAAGGGCTAGGAATTCGTTCTTCCTGCCCAGAATTAAATGTTAATTTACCATCCTCGGATCTTCACTGGGCAGAAGAGGAAAAGAAACGATTGGGGATTCAAAGCAGTGGCTATGTTTTGCTGTGTGATGGTTATGAGCAATTAATGCCAGATCAAAGCTACCCAGTTGATAGTTGGCAAAAGATTATCCAGGACTTTCAACAAAAACAGCCAGAACTTCCTTTAGTGGCACTTCAAAATCCAGATAGCGGACAGTTAGCACAACTACAATCTAATGCTGATGCTGATGTTAAACTCACATCGCCACCCGATGTTGGTAAGTTAGCTGCTATGATTGCGGGAGCCGATTTGTTGCTATCTACTGGAGGTGTATCGCTACAGTTAGCAGTTGCCGTGCAAACGTATACTATTGCCCTGTTTGGACTCACAGAACCAGCAAAAGTATTGCCAAAAAGCGATCGCTACATTGCGATTAAATCTCCTAGTGGACGAATTGCGGATATTCCTCCGCAGACTGTTTTGGAACGAATTTGGCGTGGCTAA
- a CDS encoding Fur family transcriptional regulator: protein MQKEAAATKPIRSLEDAVAQCQALGMRLSRQRRFILELLWQAQEHLSAREIYDRLNQQGKEIGHTSVYQNLEALSTQGIIECVERSDGRLYGNISDSHSHVNCLDTNQILDVEVELPKDLLEEVERRTGVKITDYSINFYGYRRAEV, encoded by the coding sequence ATGCAAAAAGAAGCGGCAGCTACAAAACCAATTCGCTCACTTGAAGATGCTGTTGCTCAGTGTCAAGCACTGGGTATGCGCTTGAGTCGCCAGCGTCGCTTCATCTTAGAGCTACTTTGGCAAGCTCAAGAACACCTATCAGCCAGAGAAATTTACGATCGCCTTAATCAACAAGGAAAAGAGATCGGACATACATCGGTGTATCAAAACTTAGAAGCACTTTCTACTCAAGGTATCATTGAGTGCGTTGAACGCTCGGATGGACGCCTCTACGGAAATATCAGCGATTCACACAGTCATGTGAATTGCTTAGATACAAACCAAATTTTGGATGTCGAGGTAGAACTCCCCAAAGATTTATTGGAGGAAGTAGAAAGAAGAACCGGAGTCAAAATTACTGACTATAGTATTAACTTTTACGGATATCGACGGGCAGAAGTGTAA
- a CDS encoding helix-turn-helix transcriptional regulator translates to MKTPKLARLISISHSPAKSEAALQFDNLINQVDSTELHLVMHRHHPINHEIILKSNVEQVYYVDYHKTKSNNNIHLSPREQAIAQLVAEGLPNKVIARQLQISQWTVATHLRRLFIKIGVSSRTAMIAKLLSQDLL, encoded by the coding sequence ATGAAAACACCAAAATTGGCAAGACTAATTAGTATATCTCATTCCCCAGCAAAATCTGAAGCAGCACTACAGTTCGACAATTTGATTAATCAAGTTGACAGTACTGAGCTTCACTTGGTTATGCACAGGCATCATCCAATTAACCATGAGATCATTTTAAAATCAAATGTTGAGCAGGTATACTATGTGGACTACCATAAAACCAAGTCGAACAACAACATTCATCTTAGTCCACGAGAACAAGCGATCGCTCAACTAGTAGCCGAAGGTTTGCCTAATAAAGTTATTGCCCGCCAACTGCAAATTAGTCAGTGGACAGTTGCTACTCACCTACGTCGGTTGTTTATTAAAATAGGTGTCTCTTCAAGAACTGCGATGATTGCTAAGCTTTTGTCCCAAGATTTGTTATAA